In one Magallana gigas chromosome 7, xbMagGiga1.1, whole genome shotgun sequence genomic region, the following are encoded:
- the LOC117684900 gene encoding protein NATD1: protein MNRSLLRHRFAQNFIRKHFIAMDSTSKIQAVHDPDKKEFVIQLKDNKKGDKAFLQYDYITNNKVDLYHTLVPPSYRGHGIAGILAETAFKHFKDNGIEMELTCSYLQHYASKHPPT from the exons ATGAATCGGTCGCTATTAAGACACCGATTCGCACAGAATTTTATCAGAAAGCACTTTATTGCGATGGATTCAACTTCAAAAATTCAGGCAGTGCATGATCCCGACAAAAAGGAATTTGTGATTCAACTCAAAG aTAACAAGAAAGGTGATAAAGCATTTTTACAGTACGACTACATCACCAACAACAAAGTTGATCTGTATCACACTTTGGTGCCACCATCCTACAGAGGGCATGGAATTGCTGGTATCCTAGCAGAG ACTGCATTCAAACACTTCAAGGATAATGGGATCGAAATGGAATTAACATGCTCCTACCTTCAGCATTATGCTTCAAAACATCCACCCACTTAA
- the LOC117684899 gene encoding uncharacterized protein, whose translation MAFEILLVVLVILTSSEVLGGEILTTCDLVGLNLCAWKLGQNISKEYEGELSAMPSPEQVALLCRFRPEYKMCYQGKVAGCGLNLVFLSTLGTTQSTADFLCGEGNSDLLRHNSCWGKPVVRNATNQCNKDYASSAQDLLNKNKHEMTYTETRDWCNIINISSVCMHDTVFENCGPDAASFVVTMMEKAMQKFTAFLKCYGEDSPVSSFDNTTARNASESAGITRRSLDKLPVSGDTQQGYGSGAGGVGSTSAADNILIILLTINIYILVSSVLKLY comes from the exons ATGGCCTTTGAAATTCTATTGGTTGTACTTGTGATTTTAACGTCGTCTGAAG TCTTAGGTGGAGAAATATTGACAACATGCGACTTAGTGGGACTCAACTTATGCGCTTGGAAACTTGGGCAGAACATAAGTAAAGAGTACGAGGGAGAGTTGTCGGCCATGCCATCGCCAGAACAAGTGGCGCTCCTTTgcag ATTCCGACCGGAGTACAAGATGTGTTACCAGGGTAAAGTGGCCGGGTGTGGCCTCAATCTGGTCTTTCTGTCCACACTGGGGACCACTCAGAGCACCGCGGACTTCCTCTGTGGGGAGGGAAACTCAG ACTTGTTACGGCACAATAGTTGCTGGGGAAAACCAGTGGTTCGCAACGCAACAAATCAGTGCAACAAAGATTACGCTAGCAGCGCACAAGATTTGctgaacaaaaacaaacacgAAATGACGTACACAGAAACAAGAGACTGGTGCAA TATCATCAATATATCTTCGGTCTGCATGCACGACACTGTCTTCGAGAACTGTGGCCCTGACGCCGCATCATTCGTCGTCACAATGATGGAGAAGGCCATGCAAAAGTTTACAGCGTTCCTCAAATGTTATG GCGAGGACAGTCCCGTTTCATCGTTCGACAACACTACCGCTCGCAATGCGTCAGAATCGGCGGGAATCACCAGACGATCCCTGGACAAACTTCCGGTCAGTGGGGACACACAGCAGGGGTACGGAAGTGGTGCTGGGGGAGTGGGGTCAACCTCAGCAGCCGACAATATCCTGATTATTCTGCTAactattaatatttacattcttgtATCTAGTGTATTGAAGTTGTactaa